A DNA window from Amycolatopsis sp. DSM 110486 contains the following coding sequences:
- a CDS encoding Imm1 family immunity protein, which produces MRSDGAAVPMASGKGDEFYGKVENFVRLNGLSRRVSRLATHVEIKVAVAMREQTCATKPWVLDVAIRDGWGYLQYADDATFVVTDGDPASPAAPGDADFSAGTGLPIAQVVAAVQQFVRTGKLPETVPWREV; this is translated from the coding sequence GTGCGCAGCGACGGCGCGGCGGTGCCGATGGCCAGCGGCAAGGGCGACGAGTTCTACGGCAAGGTGGAAAACTTCGTCCGGCTCAACGGTCTGTCGCGCCGAGTGAGCCGTCTGGCCACCCACGTCGAGATAAAGGTCGCGGTCGCGATGCGGGAACAAACCTGCGCAACGAAACCGTGGGTGCTGGACGTCGCCATTCGCGACGGCTGGGGTTACCTGCAATACGCCGATGACGCGACATTCGTCGTCACCGACGGCGACCCGGCGTCGCCTGCCGCGCCAGGCGACGCCGACTTCTCCGCCGGGACAGGACTGCCCATCGCCCAGGTGGTCGCAGCCGTCCAGCAATTCGTGCGCACCGGAAAGCTGCCGGAAACCGTGCCATGGCGGGAAGTCTGA
- a CDS encoding glycine--tRNA ligase — protein sequence MPANTIETVVSLCKRRGFVFPSGEIYGGTRSAWDYGPLGVELKDNIKRQWWKTMVQGREDVVGLDSSVILPRQVWVASGHVNVFTDPLIECLHCHKRFRADQLAEDYEGRTGKATSEDDLSDVPCPNCGTRGKYTAPRDFNMMLKTYLGPVESEEGLHYLRPETAQGIFVNFLNVQTASRKKPPFGIGQVGKSFRNEITPGNFIFRTREFEQMEMEFFVEPGEDECWHQYWIDERTKWYTDLGIKPENLRHFEHPKEKLSHYAKRTVDIEYRFDFNAGQEWGELEGIANRTDFDLTTHSNHSGVDLSFFDQASGQRYRPFVIEPAAGVGRSMMAFLVDSYDEEEVPNAKGGTDKRTVLHLDPRLAPFKAAVLPLSRNADLSPKARDLAATLRKHWNVDFDDAQAIGRRYRRQDEIGTPYCVTVDFDSLEDQAVTVRERDSMTQERIAIDKVVDYLAPRLLGC from the coding sequence GTGCCCGCCAACACCATCGAAACCGTCGTCAGTCTGTGCAAGCGCCGTGGCTTCGTCTTCCCGTCGGGAGAGATCTACGGCGGCACCAGGTCGGCGTGGGACTACGGGCCTCTCGGCGTGGAGCTGAAGGACAACATCAAGCGCCAGTGGTGGAAGACCATGGTGCAGGGCCGCGAAGACGTCGTCGGTCTCGACTCGTCCGTGATCCTTCCGCGCCAGGTCTGGGTCGCCTCGGGTCACGTGAACGTGTTCACCGACCCGCTGATCGAGTGCCTCCACTGCCACAAGCGCTTCCGCGCCGACCAGCTCGCCGAGGACTACGAAGGCCGCACCGGCAAGGCGACGTCGGAGGACGACCTGTCCGACGTGCCGTGCCCCAACTGCGGCACGCGCGGCAAGTACACCGCGCCGCGCGACTTCAACATGATGCTCAAGACCTACCTCGGCCCGGTCGAATCCGAAGAAGGCCTGCACTACCTCCGCCCGGAGACCGCGCAGGGCATCTTCGTGAACTTCCTCAACGTGCAGACGGCTTCGCGCAAGAAGCCGCCGTTCGGCATCGGCCAGGTCGGCAAGTCCTTCCGCAACGAGATCACGCCGGGCAACTTCATCTTCCGCACGCGCGAGTTCGAGCAGATGGAGATGGAGTTCTTCGTCGAGCCGGGCGAGGACGAGTGCTGGCACCAGTACTGGATCGACGAGCGCACCAAGTGGTACACGGACCTCGGCATCAAGCCGGAGAACCTGCGCCACTTCGAGCACCCCAAGGAAAAGCTCTCGCACTACGCGAAGCGCACCGTGGACATCGAGTACCGGTTCGACTTCAACGCGGGCCAGGAGTGGGGCGAGCTCGAGGGCATCGCCAACCGCACCGACTTCGACCTCACCACGCACTCGAACCACTCGGGCGTGGACCTGTCGTTCTTCGACCAGGCCTCCGGCCAGCGCTACCGCCCGTTCGTGATCGAGCCGGCGGCCGGTGTCGGCCGCTCGATGATGGCGTTCCTCGTCGACTCCTACGACGAGGAAGAGGTGCCCAACGCCAAGGGCGGCACCGACAAGCGCACCGTGCTGCACCTCGACCCGCGGCTCGCGCCGTTCAAGGCCGCGGTGCTGCCGCTCTCGCGCAACGCCGACCTCTCGCCCAAGGCGCGCGACCTCGCCGCGACCCTGCGCAAGCACTGGAACGTCGACTTCGACGACGCCCAGGCCATCGGCCGCCGCTACCGCCGCCAGGACGAGATCGGCACCCCGTACTGCGTCACCGTGGACTTCGACTCGCTCGAGGACCAGGCCGTCACGGTCCGCGAACGCGACAGCATGACCCAGGAACGCATCGCGATCGACAAGGTCGTGGACTACCTGGCGCCTCGCCTGCTCGGCTGCTGA
- a CDS encoding class F sortase, producing the protein MQGTQERPARTKWVLAAVGAVVVAALVAALLIFTGKNEPGLASGAASVPVPVPAAGAGAAQQSAQKQADPGQTPGTVLLPGGGTAKLVQEPVGDDGALVIPQSLAEAAWWGSGLGADQGVTLFSGHVNWKGRTGPFDQLWQVEQGQTVTVTDTAGGKWNYRVDEVRTIHKSGLAAESAKLFSPDGPHKLVLVTCGGDYVGGTEGYDDNRVVTASLTGRP; encoded by the coding sequence ATGCAAGGGACACAGGAACGGCCCGCGAGGACCAAGTGGGTACTGGCCGCCGTCGGGGCCGTGGTGGTGGCGGCGCTCGTCGCCGCCCTCCTGATTTTCACGGGAAAGAATGAACCCGGTCTCGCCAGCGGCGCGGCCTCGGTACCGGTACCGGTACCGGCGGCGGGCGCGGGGGCTGCGCAGCAGTCGGCGCAGAAGCAGGCCGACCCGGGGCAGACGCCTGGCACCGTGCTGCTGCCCGGTGGGGGAACGGCGAAGCTCGTGCAGGAACCCGTGGGTGACGACGGCGCGCTGGTGATCCCGCAGAGCCTCGCCGAGGCCGCGTGGTGGGGCTCGGGACTGGGGGCCGATCAAGGCGTCACGCTCTTCTCCGGCCACGTGAACTGGAAGGGCCGCACCGGGCCGTTCGACCAGCTGTGGCAGGTCGAGCAGGGCCAGACGGTGACGGTCACCGACACCGCGGGGGGCAAGTGGAACTACCGCGTCGACGAGGTCCGCACGATCCACAAGTCCGGGCTCGCCGCGGAGTCCGCGAAGCTGTTTTCCCCGGACGGGCCCCACAAACTGGTGCTCGTGACGTGCGGTGGCGACTACGTCGGCGGCACCGAGGGCTACGACGACAACCGGGTCGTCACAGCGTCGCTGACAGGCCGGCCCTGA
- a CDS encoding class F sortase — protein MLRTALTVVSAVVAVLALAAGVVVLTWGPAPVPAAAAEPPPGSLPGEDGAPAELPADGAAVGVQRPGSIRLPDGSEARLVRTEVTRDGILPIPRGLGDAAWWGARLGAKQGAAVLSGHVNWAGTKGPFDDLWRVRTGDNVSIVDSSGGRWLYRVTGAATLRKEQLPEQAPQWFAQTGPHRLVLVTCGGDYIGGTEGYDENRIVTANLVSRPD, from the coding sequence GTGCTGCGCACCGCGCTGACCGTCGTGTCGGCAGTGGTTGCCGTGCTCGCGCTGGCCGCGGGCGTGGTCGTGCTGACCTGGGGGCCCGCGCCTGTGCCCGCCGCCGCGGCGGAACCCCCACCCGGCTCGCTGCCGGGTGAAGACGGCGCGCCCGCCGAGCTGCCCGCGGACGGCGCCGCGGTCGGCGTGCAGCGCCCCGGCAGTATCCGGCTGCCCGACGGGTCCGAGGCCCGGCTCGTGCGCACCGAGGTGACGCGCGACGGGATCCTGCCGATCCCGCGAGGCCTCGGCGACGCCGCCTGGTGGGGCGCGCGCCTCGGCGCGAAGCAGGGTGCGGCCGTGCTGTCCGGTCACGTGAACTGGGCCGGCACGAAGGGACCGTTCGACGACCTGTGGCGAGTGCGCACGGGCGACAACGTGAGCATCGTCGACTCCTCGGGCGGGCGCTGGCTCTACCGCGTGACCGGTGCGGCAACCCTGCGCAAGGAGCAGCTCCCGGAGCAGGCGCCGCAGTGGTTCGCGCAGACCGGGCCGCACCGGCTGGTGCTCGTGACGTGCGGTGGCGACTACATCGGCGGCACCGAGGGCTACGACGAGAACCGCATCGTCACGGCGAACCTGGTTTCGCGTCCGGACTGA
- a CDS encoding metalloregulator ArsR/SmtB family transcription factor has translation MAPASTGALSAGTGTSGDPATAPAGPLEASGPSAGPLGPSGAALADAGDLLRALAAPVRIAIVLQLREADRCVHELVDALDVAQPLISQHLRVLKTAGVVQGERRGREVVYRLVDDHLAHIVVDAVAHVQEGK, from the coding sequence ATGGCACCGGCCAGCACGGGCGCTCTTTCGGCCGGCACCGGCACGTCCGGTGATCCGGCGACGGCGCCGGCCGGCCCGCTCGAGGCTTCCGGTCCCTCGGCAGGTCCGCTAGGTCCGTCGGGCGCCGCGCTCGCCGACGCCGGCGACCTGCTGCGCGCGCTCGCCGCCCCCGTCCGGATCGCCATCGTGCTGCAGCTGCGCGAGGCCGACCGGTGCGTCCACGAGCTGGTGGACGCCCTCGACGTCGCTCAGCCGCTGATCAGCCAGCACCTGCGGGTGCTGAAGACGGCGGGTGTGGTGCAGGGCGAACGCCGGGGCCGGGAAGTCGTGTACCGCCTGGTGGACGACCACCTGGCCCACATCGTCGTCGACGCGGTCGCCCACGTGCAGGAAGGGAAGTGA
- a CDS encoding Fur family transcriptional regulator: MTSTPHSAPPPAPTPNSAPVPGRRSTKQRTAVVDLLNTVDDFRSAQELHDELRKRGDGIGLTTVYRTLQSLSEAGEIDVLRTDSGEAIYRRCSTHHHHHLVCRVCGRTVEVEGPAVERWAEKIASEHGFSDISHTVEITGTCAEHAS; encoded by the coding sequence ATGACCTCGACCCCCCACTCGGCGCCTCCACCGGCCCCCACCCCCAACTCCGCCCCCGTGCCCGGGCGCCGCTCGACCAAGCAGCGCACGGCGGTCGTCGACCTGCTCAACACGGTCGACGACTTCCGCTCCGCGCAGGAGCTGCACGACGAGCTGCGCAAGCGGGGCGACGGCATCGGCCTGACCACCGTGTACCGCACGCTGCAGTCGCTTTCGGAGGCCGGCGAGATCGACGTGCTGCGCACCGACTCCGGCGAGGCCATTTACCGCCGCTGCTCCACGCACCACCACCATCACCTGGTGTGCCGCGTGTGCGGGCGCACGGTGGAGGTCGAGGGCCCCGCCGTGGAGCGCTGGGCCGAGAAGATCGCCTCCGAGCACGGGTTCTCCGACATCAGCCACACCGTGGAGATCACGGGCACCTGCGCCGAGCACGCGAGCTGA
- a CDS encoding TIGR03943 family protein, whose product MRRETQNVLLILLGGALVKIAVNGDYLRYVKPAQQPWIIAGGVVMLVLGTVAILRDLVAARAAAKAAALESETAGHEASEGHDHVDDGHGHAHSARSAWLLVVPVLAVFLVAPPALGADSVTRTTARVPQSAATTSAAAFPPLPAGKVVELAMNEVVTRAGWDSSGTMNGRTIGMSGFVVHEGSTTLLARLVISCCAADAAPVTVHLKGGAADRFPSDTWLRVTGQVVPGTANENNSYTPDFVPATVERIDEPKDPYEY is encoded by the coding sequence ATGAGGCGCGAGACGCAGAACGTGCTGCTGATCCTCCTTGGCGGGGCGCTGGTGAAGATCGCGGTGAACGGCGACTACCTGCGTTACGTCAAACCCGCGCAGCAGCCGTGGATCATCGCGGGCGGCGTGGTGATGCTGGTGCTCGGCACGGTCGCGATCCTGCGTGACCTCGTGGCGGCGCGGGCCGCGGCGAAGGCGGCGGCGCTCGAGTCCGAGACAGCCGGCCACGAAGCCTCTGAAGGACACGACCACGTCGACGACGGCCACGGGCACGCCCATTCGGCGCGCTCGGCCTGGCTGCTGGTGGTGCCCGTGCTCGCGGTGTTCCTGGTGGCCCCACCCGCGCTCGGCGCCGACTCGGTCACGCGCACCACGGCTCGCGTGCCGCAGAGTGCCGCGACCACGTCGGCGGCCGCGTTCCCGCCGTTGCCGGCGGGCAAGGTCGTGGAGCTGGCGATGAACGAGGTCGTCACGCGCGCGGGCTGGGATTCCAGCGGGACGATGAACGGCCGGACCATCGGCATGTCCGGGTTCGTCGTGCACGAGGGCAGCACCACGCTGCTGGCGCGTCTGGTGATCAGCTGCTGCGCCGCCGACGCGGCACCCGTCACCGTGCACCTGAAGGGCGGGGCCGCCGACCGGTTCCCGAGCGACACGTGGCTGCGGGTCACCGGACAGGTCGTGCCGGGCACGGCCAACGAGAACAACTCATACACGCCCGATTTCGTGCCCGCGACCGTCGAGCGGATCGACGAGCCGAAGGACCCCTACGAGTACTGA